One region of Zootoca vivipara chromosome 7, rZooViv1.1, whole genome shotgun sequence genomic DNA includes:
- the RBM15 gene encoding RNA-binding protein 15, protein MKGKERSPAKAKRSRGGEDSSSARSERSSKKPSNGGGKSASGGGSGEGGGGGSSRRSLHLEKASRASSREYDSATVGSSGGGGSSSRHGYSNSSSSKNAESSSRGSRGGGGDSRAPPSDSGSSSEYKTLKISELGSALSDEAIEDGLFHEFKRFGDVSVKISRLPPGTGAGDERVAFVNFRRPEDARAAKHARGRLVLYDRPLKIEAVYVGSSSGGGSGRRRASRSPALLDKESPYGAAAVGVAGAAPAAIRHPSTGATQRALSPAGGGAGLGYRDFRLQQLALGRLPPPPPPLPRELERERDYGGFYDRVRPAYSLDRVAGVAAAAFRGVGGTGTASEEEISPEDDQRANRTLFLGNLDISVTESDLRRGFDRFGVITEVDIKRSSRGQTSTYGFLKFENLDMAHRAKIAMSGKVLLRNPIKIGYGKATPTTRLWVGGLGPWVPLAALAREFDRFGTIRTIDYRKGDSWAYIQYESLDAAQAACSHMRGFPLGGQDRRLRVDFADTEHRYQQPYLQTLPLPPPPHYDLVAETSAFGAHRGAPSDPLRGARDRTPPLVYGDRDRDLYPETEWVPPPPPVRDRGSRATVYDTLESLERRRDGWSLERTRGERELVISSRDLPRKRRLVEDGGRHLDRSPDSERSSSSRKRHCPAAASPQDRSPEPSMGRDRYSSDAERPTSRLLLLERPSPIREPRRGSLERSQSEKRDRKSSERERKHRTLTTATTQECKSPAKKDEHASEGSSGGGSRLKPPPQKQQQQDGTSKSGSSPKLCLAWQGMLLLKNSNFPSNMHLLQGDLSVASSLLVEGATGGKVAQLKITQRLRLDQPKLDEVTRRIKVAGPNGYAILLAVPGTTDNRASSGAGEANTTSTQRPLRNLVSYLKQKQAAGVISLPVGGNKDKENSGVLHAFPPCDFSQQFLDSTAKALAKSEDDYLVMIIVRGAS, encoded by the coding sequence ATGAAGGGCAAGGAGCGTTCCCCTGCCAAGGCCAAACGGTCCCGGGGCGGCGAGGACTCCTCTTCGGCGCGGAGCGAGCGGAGCAGTAAGAAGCCAAGCAACGGCGGCGGGAAGTCGGCGAGCGGCGGCGGCTCTGGCGagggtggcggcggtggcagcagtcGGCGGAGCCTTCACTTGGAAAAGGCCAGCCGGGCCAGCAGCCGCGAGTATGACTCCGCCACGGTGGGCAGCTCCGGGGGCGGCGGGAGCAGCAGCCGCCACGGCTacagcaacagtagcagcagcaagaacGCGGAATCGTCCTCgcgtggcagccgcggcggcggcggcgattcCCGGGCGCCCCCCTCCGACTCCGGCAGCAGCAGTGAGTACAAGACGCTGAAGATCAGCGAGTTGGGCTCTGCGCTGAGCGACGAGGCAATCGAGGACGGGCTCTTCCACGAGTTCAAGCGCTTCGGGGACGTAAGTGTCAAAATCAGCCGCCTGCCGCCCGGCACCGGCGCTGGCGACGAGCGGGTGGCCTTCGTCAATTTCCGGCGCCCCGAGGACGCCCGAGCTGCCAAGCATGCTCGCGGCCGCCTGGTTCTCTACGACCGGCCGCTGAAGATCGAGGCTGTCTACGTGGGGAGCAGCAGCGGAGGGGGGAGCGGCCGGCGTCGCGCCAGCCGTTCTCCTGCCCTTTTGGACAAGGAATCTCCCTACGGAGCCGCAGCGGTGGGTGTAGCAGGTGCGGCGCCTGCAGCTATCAGGCACCCCTCGACTGGGGCTACTCAGAGGGCGCTTTCtcctgctggtggaggagctggcTTGGGGTACAGAGACTTCAGGCTACAGCAGCTTGCCCTCGGCCGCttgccaccaccgccaccacctctgCCTAGGGAATTGGAAAGAGAACGAGATTATGGGGGCTTCTATGACCGTGTGAGGCCCGCTTACAGTCTGGATCGAGTTGCCGGGGTGGCGGCAGCTGCATTTCGTGGGGTTGGTGGCACTGGAACAGCCAGCGAGGAAGAGATTAGCCCCGAAGATGACCAGAGAGCCAATCGTACCCTGTTCCTCGGCAATCTGGACATATCGGTGACTGAATCGGATCTACGTCGAGGTTTTGACCGCTTTGGGGTTATCACTGAGGTGGACATCAAGCGGTCATCCCGAGGTCAAACTAGCACCTATGGATTTCTCAAGTTTGAAAACTTGGATATGGCCCACCGGGCTAAAATTGCTATGTCCGGTAAAGTGCTGCTGCGTAACCCTATCAAAATTGGCTATGGTAAGGCCACCCCAACCACACGACTTTGGGTGGGTGGTCTGGGGCCTTGGGTACCATTGGCTGCTCTTGCCAGGGAGTTTGACCGTTTTGGCACTATTCGCACCATTGACTATCGTAAAGGTGACTCATGGGCTTACATCCAGTATGAGAGCTTGGATGCTGCACAAGCTGCTTGTAGCCACATGCGTGGTTTTCCTTTGGGTGGGCAAGACCGCCGTCTCCGGGTGGACTTTGCTGACACTGAGCATCGTTATCAGCAACCTTATTTGCAGACATTGccactcccaccccctcctcactaTGATCTGGTAGCAGAGACATCTGCCTTTGGGGCACATCGTGGAGCCCCGTCTGATCCACTCCGAGGTGCTCGGGATAGGACTCCACCCCTAGTGTATGGCGATCGTGACAGAGATCTCTATCCTGAGACGGAGTGGGTgcctcccccacctccagttcGGGACAGGGGGAGCAGAGCAACTGTTTATGATACACTAGAAAGTTTGGAACGTCGGCGAGATGGTTGGTCTCTAGAAAGAACTCGTGGGGAAAGGGAGTTAGTCATAAGCAGTAGGGATCTACCCAGGAAGCGAAGGCTAGTGGAGGATGGGGGGCGGCATTTGGATCGTTCTCCGGATAGTGAACGATCATCTTCATCTCGCAAACGTCACTGTCCTGCTGCAGCCTCTCCACAAGATCGTAGTCCTGAGCCAAGTATGGGCAGAGACCGCTATAGTAGTGATGCAGAACGACCAACCTCTCGTTTACTGTTACTGGAGCGCCCTTCACCCATCCGAGAGCCACGCAGGGGTAGCTTGGAGCGAAGCCAGAGTGAGAAGCGTGACCGCAAAAGCTCTGAAAGGGAACGAAAGCATCGCACACTTACCACTGCTACCACCCAAGAATGCAAGAGTCCAGCTAAAAAGGATGAGCATGCATCCGAAGGCAGCAGTGGTGGAGGATCTAGGTTGAAACCTCCACctcaaaagcaacaacagcaggaTGGAACCTCAAAGTCTGGGTCATCCCCCAAACTATGCCTCGCCTGGCAAGGAATGCTTCTATTGAAGAACAGCAACTTTCCGTCTAACATGCACCTACTTCAAGGGGATCTGAGTGTGGCCAGCAGTCTCCTGGTGGAAGGAGCAACTGGTGGCAAAGTGGCCCAGCTAAAGATCACACAGCGCCTCCGTTTGGACCAGCCCAAGCTGGATGAAGTTACCCGTCGTATCAAAGTGGCAGGGCCCAATGGATATGCTATTCTCCTGGCTGTGCCTGGTACCACAGACAACCGTGCCTCATCTGGGGCTGGTGAAGCTAACACCACCTCTACACAGCGGCCGCTCAGAAACCTGGTGTCCTATCTTAAACAAAAACAGGCAGCTGGGGTGATAAGCCTCCCAGTAGGGGGCAATAAAGACAAAGAAAACAGCGGGGTCTTGCATGCTTTCCCACCCTGTGATTTTTCTCAGCAGTTCCTGGATTCTACAGCCAAGGCCCTGGCTAAATCAGAGGATGACTATTTGGTCATGATCATTGTCCGTGGTGCATCTTAA